The following proteins come from a genomic window of Miscanthus floridulus cultivar M001 chromosome 2, ASM1932011v1, whole genome shotgun sequence:
- the LOC136538857 gene encoding uncharacterized protein: MQAVARAARGLAAAAAAARPSVMEAGHRGQVQQARGIVVQVRDGNLERALSVMERKMRSSGMERLIRARTHHHVKDSEKRVLARKALMQRVRSQELGKKLREILIKKIRGQ; encoded by the exons ATGCAGGCGGTGGCAAGGGCGGCGCGTGGGCTCGCGGCCGCGGCTGCGGCTGCGCGGCCGTCGGTGATGGAGGCAGGGCACCGCGGGCAGGTGCAGCAAGCCCGGGGCATCGTGGTGCAGGTGAGGGACGGGAACCTGGAGCGGGCGCTGTCGGTCATGGAGCGCAAGATGCGGTCCAGCGGCATGGAGCGCCTCATCCGGGCGCGCACCCACCACCACGTCAAGGACTCGGAGAAGCGCGTGCTCGCGCGTAAGGCGCTTATGCAGCGCGTCCGGTCCCAGGAGCTCGGCAAGAAGCTCCGCGAGATCCTCATCAAGAAGATCAG GGGCCAGTGA
- the LOC136538856 gene encoding protein TPLATE-like: MVECTGTYTYEGSGFKATAAQQYDSSPFLSGLKSISSKPFHQVCSHFIRTVAGFQLCYAAKTWFGGFVGMMIFGASEVSRNVDLGDETTTMICKFVMRASDESITREIESDLQGWLDDITDGAVEYMPEDEVKSAAAERLKISMERIALLKAAKPKVPPAKTEQEEEEERKQSEELDGFGNPKGPSTLSKLTAEEAEHRALQAAVLQEWHQLCKEKAMKAQ, from the exons ATGGTGGAATGCACTGGCACATACACATACGAAGGCAGTGGTTTCAAGGCCACCGCTGCTCAGCAGTATGACAGCTCTCCCTTCCTCAGTGGATTGAAGTCAATCTCTTCTAAGCCCTTCCATCAAGTCTGCTCCCATTTCATCCGGACGGTAGCTGGGTTCCAG TTATGTTATGCAGCAAAGACATGGTTTGGTGGGTTTGTGGGCATGATGATATTTGGGGCAAGTGAAGTCAGCCGGAACGTTGATTTGGGTGACGAGACCACCACAATGATCTGCAAATTCGTTATGCGTGCATCCGATGAATCCATCACGAGAGAGATCGAATCTGATCTCCAGGGCTGGCTGGATGATATCACCGACGGTGCTGTGGAATACATGCCCGAGGATGAGGTGAAGAGTGCGGCGGCAGAGCGGCTGAAGATCTCCATGGAGAGGATCGCCCTGCTCAAGGCAGCCAAGCCAAAGGTCCCGCCCGCGAAGACcgagcaagaggaggaagaggagcgaAAGCAGAGCGAGGAACTAGATGGGTTTGGAAACCCCAAGGGCCCCTCGACGCTCTCCAAGCTCACCGCGGAAGAGGCCGAGCACCGCGCTCTCCAGGCTGCCGTGCTGCAGGAGTGGCACCAGCTGTGCAAGGAGAAAGCCATGAAAGCGCAGTGA